The following proteins are encoded in a genomic region of Pan troglodytes isolate AG18354 chromosome 2, NHGRI_mPanTro3-v2.0_pri, whole genome shotgun sequence:
- the MUC13 gene encoding mucin-13 — MKAITHLTLLALLSVNTATNQGNSADAVTITETATSGPTVAAADTTETNFPETASTTANTPSFPTATSPAPPIISTHSSSTIPTPTAADSESTTNVNSLATSDIITASSPNDGLITMVPSETQSNNEMSPTTEDNQSSGPPTGTALLETSTLNSTGPSNPCQDDPCADNSLCVKLHNTSFCLCLEGYYYNSSTCKKGKVFPGKISVTVSETFDPEEKHSMAYQDLHSEITSLFKDVFGTSVYGQTVILTVSTPLSPRSEMRADDKFVNVTIVTILTETTSDNEKTVTEKINKAIRSSPSNFLNYDSTLRCDYYGCNQTADDCLNGLACDCKSDLQRPNPQSPFCVASSLQCPDACNAQHKQCLIKKSGGAPECACMPGYQEDANGNCQKCAFGYSGLDCKDKFQLILTIVGTIAGIVILSMIIALIVTARSNNKTKHIEEENLIDEDFQNLKLRSTGFTNLGAEGSVFPKVRIAASRDSQMQNPYSSHSSMPRPDY; from the exons CCACCAACCAAGGCAACTCAGCTGATGCCGTAACAATCACAGAAACTGCGACTAGTGGTCCTACAGTAGCTGCAGCTGATACCACTGAAACTAATTTCCCTGAAACTGCTAGCACCACAGCAAATACACCTTCTTTCCCAACAGCTACTTCACCTGCTCCCCCCATAATTAGTACACATAGTTCCTCCACAATTCCTACACCTACTGCTGCAGACAGTGAGTCAACCACAAATGTAAATTCATTAGCTACATCTGACATAATCACCGCTTCATCTCCAAATGATGGATTAATCACAATGGTTCCTTCTGAAACACAAAGTAACAATGAAATGTCCCCCACCACAGAAGACAATCAATCATCAGGGCCTCCCACTGGCACCGCTTTATTGGAGACCAGCACCCTAAACAGCACAG GTCCCAGCAATCCTTGCCAAGATGATCCCTGTGCAGATAATTCGTTATGTGTTAAGCTGCATAATACAAGTTTTTGCCTGTGTTTAGAAGGGTATTACTACAACTCTTCTACATGTAAGAAAG GAAAGGTATTCCCTGGGAAGATTTCAGTGACAGTATCAGAAACATTTGACCCAGAAGAGAAACATTCCATGGCCTATCAAGACTTGCATAGTGAAATTACTAGCTTG TTTAAAGATGTATTTGGCACATCTGTTTATGGACAGACTGTAATTCTTACTGTAAG CACACCTCTGTCACCAAGATCTGAAATGCGTGCTGATGACAAGTTTGTTAATGTAACAATAGTAACAATTTTGACAGAAACCACAAGTGACAATGAGAAGACTGTGactgagaaaattaataaagcaatTAGAAGTAGCCCAAGCAACTTTCTAAACTATGATT CGACCCTTCGGTGTGATTATTATGGCTGTAACCAGACTGCGGATGACTGCCTTAATGGTTTAGCATGCGATTGCAAATCTGACCTGCAAAGGCCTAACCCACAGAGCCCTTTCTGCGTTG CTTCCAGTCTCCAGTGTCCTGATGCCTGCAATGCACAGCACAAGCAATGCTTAATAAAGAAGAGTGGTGGGGCCCCTGAGTGTGCGTGCATGCCCGGCTACCAGGAAGATGCTAATGGGAACTGCCAAAA GTGTGCATTTGGCTACAGTGGACTCGACTGTAAGGACA aATTTCAGCTGATCCTCACTATTGTGGGCACCATCGCTGGCATTGTCATTCTCAGCATGATAATTGCATTGATTGTCACAGCAAG atcaaataacaaaacaaagcatATTGAAGAAGAGAACTTGATTGACGAAGACTTTCAAAATCTAAAACTGCGGTCGACAGGCTTCACCAATCTTGGAGCAGAAGGGAGCGTCTTTCCTAAGGTCAGGATAGCGGCCTCCAGAGACAGCCAGATGCAAAATCCCTATTCAAGCCACAGCAGCATGCCCCGCCCTGACTATTAG